A part of Miscanthus floridulus cultivar M001 chromosome 6, ASM1932011v1, whole genome shotgun sequence genomic DNA contains:
- the LOC136460397 gene encoding uncharacterized protein: MLRHYYTKLGLPDDDAKKRGASNDDKDNRFPEEVLTFEVVGFKGTYHTILGQPCYARFIAVPNYTYLKLKMSGPNGVITVESTYEHAYDCDIECIEYTVALVETETLIFNLDRLGSEAPDSKHRARTFEPTKAIKLIPVDPNGSDGRALRISATLDIK; this comes from the exons atgctccggcattactacaccaagcttgggctccccgacgacgatgccaagaagaggggcgccAGCAACGACGACAAGGACAACAGGTTCCctgag gaggtcctcaccttcgaggtggttgggttcaagggaacctaccacaccatcttggggcagccgtGCTATGCCAGGTTCAtagcggtccccaactacacctacctcaagctcaagatgtcgggccccaatggtgtcatcactgtcgagtccacgtacgagcatgcatatgactgtgacattgagtgcatcgagtacactGTGGCTCTCGTAGAGACCGAGACCCTCATCttcaacctcgaccgacttggtagcgaggcgcctgactccaagcatcgcgctaggactttcgagcccacgaaggccatcaagctcatcccggtcgaccccaatGGCTCCGACggtcgggcgctgaggatcagcgccaccctcgacatcaaatag